A single Pseudomonas sp. HN11 DNA region contains:
- a CDS encoding sugar ABC transporter ATP-binding protein has product MATPLLLQAEHVSKAYAGVPALRDGRLALRAGSVHALCGGNGAGKSTFLSILMGITQRDAGSILLNGQPVQFDRPSAALAAGVAMITQELEPIPYMTVAENIWLGREPRRAGCIVDSKELNRRTRELLQSLEFDVDATSPMHRLSVAQIQLVEIAKAFSHDCQVMIMDEPTSAIGEREAETLFKAIRRLTARGAGIIYVSHRLSELAQIADDYSIFRDGAFVESGRMADIDRAHLVRGIVGQELQRIDHKVGRECAATTCLDVTGLSRDGEFQDISLQLRQGEILGIYGLMGSGRSEFLNCLYGLTLPDAGSATLQGQPLPTGTPAATIRAGMSLVTEDRKDSGLVLSASILANIALSAYKQLSSWSVINARKEQALAHSMVKRLQIKVSSLDLPVESMSGGNQQKVVLAKCLSTQPICLLCDEPTRGIDEGAKQEIYHLLDEFVRAGGAAIVVSSEAPELLHLSDRIAVFKGGRLVTVSTDTALSQEALLSLAS; this is encoded by the coding sequence ATGGCCACGCCATTACTGCTCCAGGCTGAACATGTTTCCAAGGCCTACGCCGGGGTCCCTGCCCTGCGCGACGGTCGCCTCGCCCTACGGGCCGGCAGCGTGCACGCACTGTGCGGCGGCAATGGCGCCGGTAAATCGACCTTCCTCAGCATCCTCATGGGTATCACCCAGCGTGACGCCGGCAGCATCCTGCTCAACGGCCAGCCGGTGCAGTTCGACCGCCCCAGTGCGGCACTGGCTGCCGGGGTGGCGATGATCACCCAGGAACTGGAACCCATCCCCTACATGACCGTGGCCGAAAATATCTGGCTGGGCCGCGAACCGCGCCGCGCCGGCTGCATCGTCGACAGCAAGGAACTGAACCGCCGCACCCGCGAGCTGCTGCAAAGCCTCGAATTTGATGTGGACGCCACCAGTCCCATGCACCGCCTGAGCGTGGCCCAGATTCAACTGGTGGAAATCGCCAAAGCCTTCAGCCATGACTGCCAGGTGATGATCATGGACGAACCCACCTCGGCCATCGGCGAGCGCGAAGCCGAAACCCTGTTCAAGGCCATCCGCCGCCTCACCGCACGTGGCGCCGGCATCATCTATGTGTCCCACCGCCTCAGCGAACTGGCGCAGATCGCCGACGACTACAGCATCTTCCGCGACGGCGCCTTTGTAGAGAGCGGGCGCATGGCCGATATCGACCGTGCCCATTTGGTGCGCGGCATCGTCGGCCAGGAGCTGCAACGCATCGACCACAAGGTCGGCCGCGAATGCGCCGCCACCACCTGCCTGGACGTCACCGGCCTGAGCCGCGACGGCGAGTTCCAGGACATCAGCCTGCAACTGCGCCAGGGCGAGATTCTCGGCATCTACGGCCTGATGGGCTCGGGCCGCAGCGAATTCCTCAACTGCCTGTACGGCCTGACCCTGCCGGACGCCGGCAGCGCTACCCTGCAAGGCCAGCCGTTGCCCACGGGCACCCCGGCGGCAACCATTCGCGCCGGCATGTCCCTGGTCACCGAAGACCGCAAAGACAGCGGCCTGGTGCTCAGCGCCAGCATCCTCGCCAACATTGCGCTGTCGGCCTACAAGCAACTGTCGAGCTGGTCGGTGATCAATGCGCGCAAGGAACAGGCACTGGCACACAGCATGGTCAAGCGCCTGCAGATCAAGGTCTCGTCACTGGACCTGCCGGTGGAGTCGATGAGCGGCGGCAACCAACAGAAAGTGGTGCTCGCCAAATGCCTGTCGACCCAGCCGATCTGCCTGCTTTGCGACGAACCCACGCGCGGCATCGACGAAGGCGCCAAGCAGGAGATCTATCACCTGCTGGATGAATTTGTGCGTGCCGGTGGCGCGGCCATCGTGGTCTCGTCCGAAGCGCCGGAGTTGCTGCACCTGAGTGATCGCATCGCCGTGTTCAAGGGCGGTCGACTGGTGACCGTCAGCACCGACACCGCCCTTTCCCAGGAAGCCTTGTTGAGTCTTGCCTCATGA
- the rpiB gene encoding ribose 5-phosphate isomerase B, translated as MGAQTTFSVAIGCDEAGFELKELLKRFIESLGYGVEDFGCHSSSPVLYPDIAAAVAVAVGAGQQRLGVLICGTGIGMAISANKIKGVRAAQAHDTYSAERARKSNDAQILSIGARVIGPELAKSIVKVFLESEFEAERSGKKVERITALEQANRALPSDD; from the coding sequence ATGGGTGCACAAACGACGTTTTCGGTGGCCATCGGATGCGACGAGGCGGGCTTCGAACTCAAGGAATTGCTCAAGCGCTTCATTGAAAGCCTGGGGTACGGGGTCGAGGATTTTGGCTGTCACTCGTCCAGCCCGGTGCTCTATCCAGATATCGCGGCGGCGGTGGCTGTGGCAGTGGGCGCCGGCCAGCAGCGCTTGGGTGTGTTGATTTGTGGCACGGGCATAGGCATGGCGATTTCCGCCAACAAGATCAAAGGTGTGCGGGCGGCCCAGGCCCATGACACCTATTCCGCCGAGCGCGCGCGCAAGAGCAACGATGCGCAGATCCTGTCCATCGGTGCGCGGGTGATCGGGCCCGAGCTGGCCAAGAGTATCGTCAAAGTGTTTCTGGAATCGGAATTCGAAGCGGAGCGCTCCGGGAAGAAAGTCGAGCGCATCACTGCGCTCGAACAGGCGAACAGGGCATTGCCGTCAGACGATTGA
- a CDS encoding carbohydrate porin codes for MTPTYPIPLGRLLLGLALGAALPVQADDTTLTGDWGGLRREFDAQGIRFTGDYSGETAYNAHGGQHRSARYSQNLKLGVQFDLGKLYGFNNGDRIQVTINDRRGNSASEDLVGNRLPIQENYGGLYTRLTELSYERTLFTPALNVKLGYMAMGNDLGGLDSGILCNFMNAGFCGHPLNMSGGSGWTNYPNAHLGARVKYDFTPNWQLRVAAFNVDPQSNGDASRAWHLSPKHTTGTVVPIELVYKHAGSLPSEYKLGYYYDSSDVKRIGSNKEVSGRSGHYLLIDQAVWACDSSAGRVLHAFGQYSAASEAASPFSKWYGAGVVLYKPFEGRPRDTLALGYGRAVPNPRSREAQELVALNAGDDYPNLNNAEQLIELSYGYQAMPWLTLRPDVQYIIEPGAFSGDNIDNALVLGLQVKAVF; via the coding sequence ATGACCCCCACTTATCCTATTCCCCTTGGGCGCCTGTTGCTGGGCCTGGCCCTGGGTGCCGCCCTGCCTGTGCAAGCCGATGACACCACCCTGACGGGCGACTGGGGCGGCCTGCGCCGTGAATTCGACGCCCAAGGCATCCGCTTTACCGGCGACTACAGCGGCGAAACCGCCTATAACGCCCACGGCGGACAGCACCGCTCGGCGCGTTACTCACAGAACCTCAAGCTGGGCGTGCAGTTTGATTTGGGCAAGCTGTATGGCTTCAACAATGGCGACCGCATCCAAGTCACCATCAACGACCGTCGCGGCAACAGCGCTTCCGAGGACCTGGTGGGCAACCGCCTGCCGATCCAGGAAAACTACGGCGGCCTTTACACCCGCCTGACCGAGCTGAGTTACGAGCGCACGCTGTTTACTCCGGCACTCAACGTCAAGCTCGGCTACATGGCCATGGGCAACGACCTCGGCGGCCTGGACAGCGGAATTCTGTGCAACTTCATGAACGCCGGCTTCTGCGGGCATCCGCTGAACATGTCCGGCGGCAGCGGCTGGACCAACTACCCGAATGCGCATCTGGGTGCGCGGGTGAAATATGACTTTACCCCCAATTGGCAACTACGCGTCGCCGCGTTCAACGTGGACCCGCAGAGCAACGGCGACGCCAGCCGCGCCTGGCATCTGAGCCCCAAACACACCACCGGAACCGTGGTGCCGATCGAGCTGGTGTACAAACACGCGGGCAGTCTGCCAAGTGAATACAAGCTGGGCTATTACTACGACAGCTCCGATGTGAAACGCATCGGCAGCAACAAAGAAGTGAGCGGACGCAGCGGCCACTACCTGCTGATCGACCAGGCCGTTTGGGCTTGCGACTCATCCGCTGGCCGTGTGCTGCACGCCTTCGGCCAGTACTCCGCTGCCAGCGAAGCGGCCTCGCCGTTCAGCAAGTGGTATGGCGCGGGCGTGGTGTTGTACAAACCGTTCGAAGGCCGGCCGCGTGACACCCTGGCCCTCGGCTATGGTCGCGCCGTGCCCAACCCACGCAGCCGCGAGGCGCAGGAACTGGTCGCGCTCAACGCCGGGGACGATTATCCCAACCTGAACAATGCCGAACAGTTGATCGAACTCAGCTACGGCTATCAGGCCATGCCCTGGCTGACTCTGCGTCCGGATGTGCAGTACATCATCGAGCCGGGTGCGTTTTCCGGTGACAACATCGACAACGCCTTGGTACTGGGCCTACAGGTCAAGGCGGTGTTCTGA
- a CDS encoding glucose/quinate/shikimate family membrane-bound PQQ-dependent dehydrogenase: protein MKRASRAAGVSRFLLLGLGVIIALLGLALAIGGVKLVSLGGSWYFLSGGAAMAIAGLLIACRKPAGAWLFAAFLMGTAIWAVADVGLVFWPLFSRVFMFAVIGTVVALVYPMLVNRPARGAYGVAAVLAVGVAVAAGNMFVAHPSVAPTGAGPGITPVAAADAQKDWAHYGNTEGGSRFAALDQINRDSVNKLKVAWTYRTGDVAISDGNGAEDQLTPLQIGNKVFICTPHNNLIALDADTGKELWKNEVNAKSAVWQRCRGMAYFDATAPIAQPTQPNSSPIIAVSVPADAQCQRRLMTNTIDARLIAVDADTGKFCEDFGTHGQVDLKAGLGNVPDSYYQLSSAPLIAGTTVVVGGRVADNVQTDMPGGVIRGFDVISGQMRWAFDPGNPEDKKTPADGSTYVRSTPNSWAPMSYDPLMNTVFLPMGSSSTDIYGVERTQLNHKYGASVLALDASTGAQKWVYQTVHNDLWDFDLPMQPSLIDFTPPGSDKAVPAVVIGTKAGQIYVLDRATGKPLTEVQEVPVKAANIPNEPYSPTQPKSVGMPQIGAQTLTESDMWGATPYDQLLCRIDFKSMRYDGLYTAPGTDKSLSFPGSLGGMNWGSISTDPVHGFIFVNDMRLGLWIQMIPSQNKAQASSGGEALNTGMGAVPLKGTPYAVNKNRFLSVAGIPCQAPPFGTLTAIDMKTQQVAWQVPVGTVEDTGPLGIRMHLPIKIGLPTLGGTLSTQGGLIFIAGTQDFYLRAFNSGNGDEVWKARLPVGSQGGPMTYVSPKTGKQYIVITAGGARQSTDRGDYVIAYALP, encoded by the coding sequence ATGAAACGAGCATCGCGCGCCGCTGGCGTCTCTAGATTCTTACTGCTGGGCCTGGGCGTGATCATCGCCCTGCTCGGTCTCGCGTTGGCCATAGGCGGCGTCAAACTGGTCAGCCTGGGCGGTTCCTGGTACTTCCTGAGCGGCGGCGCAGCCATGGCAATCGCCGGGCTGTTGATTGCCTGCCGCAAGCCGGCCGGTGCGTGGTTGTTCGCAGCCTTTCTGATGGGTACGGCCATTTGGGCGGTGGCGGATGTAGGCCTGGTGTTCTGGCCGTTGTTCTCCCGCGTATTCATGTTCGCGGTCATCGGCACGGTGGTGGCGCTGGTTTACCCGATGCTCGTCAACCGGCCAGCACGCGGCGCCTATGGCGTAGCAGCCGTACTGGCGGTAGGCGTAGCCGTGGCGGCAGGCAATATGTTCGTTGCCCACCCAAGCGTGGCGCCGACCGGTGCCGGCCCCGGCATCACCCCGGTGGCTGCGGCCGATGCACAGAAAGACTGGGCGCACTACGGCAACACTGAAGGCGGCAGCCGCTTCGCCGCGCTGGACCAGATCAACCGCGACTCGGTCAACAAGCTGAAAGTGGCCTGGACCTATCGCACCGGCGACGTGGCCATCAGTGACGGCAACGGTGCCGAAGACCAGCTGACGCCCCTGCAGATCGGCAACAAGGTGTTCATCTGCACCCCGCACAACAACCTGATCGCCCTCGACGCCGACACCGGCAAAGAGCTGTGGAAGAACGAAGTCAACGCCAAATCGGCGGTGTGGCAGCGTTGCCGTGGCATGGCCTACTTCGACGCCACCGCGCCGATCGCCCAGCCGACCCAGCCCAACAGCTCGCCAATCATTGCCGTCAGCGTGCCAGCCGATGCGCAGTGCCAGCGTCGCCTGATGACCAACACCATCGATGCACGCCTGATCGCCGTGGACGCCGACACCGGAAAATTCTGCGAAGACTTCGGCACCCATGGCCAGGTGGATCTGAAAGCCGGCCTGGGTAACGTGCCAGATAGCTACTACCAGTTGTCCTCTGCCCCGTTGATCGCCGGCACCACCGTGGTAGTGGGTGGCCGTGTGGCCGACAACGTGCAAACCGACATGCCGGGCGGCGTGATCCGTGGCTTCGACGTGATCAGCGGCCAGATGCGCTGGGCCTTCGACCCGGGCAACCCGGAAGACAAAAAAACCCCGGCTGACGGCAGCACTTATGTGCGCAGCACGCCGAACAGTTGGGCGCCGATGTCCTACGACCCACTGATGAACACCGTATTCTTGCCGATGGGCAGCTCGTCCACCGACATCTACGGCGTGGAACGCACCCAGCTCAACCACAAATACGGCGCTTCGGTGCTGGCACTGGACGCCTCCACCGGTGCGCAAAAGTGGGTGTACCAGACCGTCCACAATGACCTGTGGGACTTCGATCTGCCGATGCAGCCAAGCCTGATCGACTTCACGCCACCGGGCAGCGACAAAGCCGTGCCTGCGGTAGTGATCGGCACCAAGGCCGGGCAGATCTACGTGCTCGATCGCGCCACCGGCAAACCGCTGACCGAGGTGCAGGAAGTCCCGGTCAAGGCCGCCAACATCCCCAACGAACCCTACTCGCCGACTCAGCCCAAATCGGTGGGCATGCCACAGATAGGCGCGCAAACCCTGACCGAATCGGACATGTGGGGCGCCACTCCATACGATCAGCTGCTGTGCCGTATCGACTTCAAAAGCATGCGCTACGACGGCCTGTACACCGCGCCGGGCACCGACAAATCCCTGAGCTTCCCAGGCTCCCTGGGCGGCATGAATTGGGGCAGTATTTCCACCGACCCGGTACACGGCTTTATCTTCGTCAATGACATGCGCCTGGGCCTGTGGATCCAAATGATACCGTCGCAGAACAAGGCCCAGGCCTCGTCCGGTGGCGAAGCACTGAATACCGGCATGGGTGCCGTGCCGCTCAAGGGCACACCGTATGCCGTGAACAAAAACCGCTTCCTGTCGGTAGCTGGTATTCCGTGCCAGGCGCCGCCATTCGGCACCCTGACCGCGATCGACATGAAGACGCAACAGGTCGCCTGGCAAGTGCCGGTCGGCACCGTTGAGGACACCGGCCCGCTGGGTATCCGCATGCACCTGCCGATCAAGATCGGCCTGCCGACCCTTGGCGGCACGCTGTCCACACAGGGCGGCCTGATTTTTATCGCCGGCACTCAAGACTTTTACCTGCGCGCCTTCAACAGCGGCAACGGTGATGAGGTCTGGAAGGCCCGCCTGCCCGTGGGCAGCCAGGGTGGCCCGATGACCTATGTGTCGCCGAAAACCGGCAAGCAATACATCGTGATCACCGCCGGTGGTGCGCGCCAGTCCACCGACCGTGGCGACTACGTGATCGCCTACGCCCTGCCATGA
- a CDS encoding bestrophin family protein: MKAAILKKYRLIVKTMGYVGWALFWLLLWDVAVTVDFMLFLTAKINLPLMPLTLLGSALVVLISFRNSSAYNRWWEARTLWGAMVNNSRSFARQVLTLLDDSDGEVNPVKATLLRRHVAYVNCLAAHLKGEPCPEEVRAFIPGEEFARNGATNNFANDILTGSAALLAKEYKAGHLDSIRLARLESTLVDLSNAQGGMERIANTPLPYPYVYFPRLFISLFCLIVPVGLVESLGWFTPLASTVVGFMLLAIERIGTDLQSPFNSSEHQIQMEAICETIEKNLQSMQRDALGGERIG; the protein is encoded by the coding sequence TTGAAAGCTGCCATCCTCAAAAAGTACCGCCTGATCGTCAAGACCATGGGCTATGTAGGCTGGGCGCTGTTCTGGCTGTTGCTGTGGGACGTCGCCGTCACCGTGGACTTCATGCTGTTCCTCACCGCCAAGATCAATTTGCCGCTGATGCCTCTGACACTGCTGGGTTCGGCGCTGGTGGTGTTGATCAGTTTCCGTAACAGCAGCGCCTACAACCGGTGGTGGGAAGCCCGCACGCTGTGGGGCGCGATGGTGAACAACTCGCGCAGTTTTGCCCGCCAGGTATTGACCTTGCTGGACGACTCTGACGGCGAGGTCAACCCGGTCAAGGCCACCCTGCTACGTCGCCATGTGGCTTACGTGAACTGCCTGGCCGCTCACCTTAAGGGTGAGCCTTGCCCAGAAGAAGTCCGCGCCTTCATTCCGGGCGAAGAGTTCGCGCGCAATGGCGCGACCAACAATTTCGCCAACGACATCCTCACCGGGTCGGCGGCATTGTTGGCCAAGGAATACAAGGCCGGCCACCTCGACAGCATCCGCCTGGCGCGGCTGGAGTCGACCCTGGTGGACTTGTCCAACGCCCAGGGTGGGATGGAGCGGATCGCCAACACGCCACTGCCCTACCCCTACGTGTATTTCCCGCGCCTGTTCATCTCGCTGTTCTGCCTGATCGTGCCGGTGGGCCTGGTGGAGTCCCTGGGCTGGTTCACCCCGCTGGCATCGACCGTAGTGGGCTTTATGCTGCTGGCCATCGAACGCATCGGCACCGACCTGCAAAGCCCGTTCAACTCCAGCGAGCACCAGATCCAGATGGAAGCCATCTGCGAAACCATCGAGAAAAACCTGCAGTCGATGCAGCGTGATGCATTGGGTGGCGAGCGCATCGGTTAA
- a CDS encoding ArsR/SmtB family transcription factor, whose amino-acid sequence MRAFKHPPLEDLTLERLLYALSDPVRLEIVRCLAAVPEATCGELDGGRPKSSMSHHFRVLRDAGLVHTRSVGTTHMNSLRADVLEQRFPGLLKCILAQH is encoded by the coding sequence ATGCGAGCTTTCAAGCACCCACCTCTTGAAGACCTGACCCTCGAGCGCCTGCTGTATGCGCTGAGTGATCCGGTGCGCCTGGAAATCGTGCGCTGCCTGGCCGCAGTGCCAGAGGCCACCTGTGGCGAATTGGACGGCGGGCGGCCCAAGTCGAGTATGTCTCACCATTTTCGCGTGTTGCGTGATGCCGGGCTGGTGCACACCCGCAGTGTGGGGACCACGCACATGAATTCGTTGCGCGCCGATGTGCTTGAGCAACGGTTTCCGGGTTTGCTCAAGTGCATCCTCGCCCAGCACTGA
- a CDS encoding NADH:flavin oxidoreductase/NADH oxidase: protein MPALFEPFKLKDVTLRNRIAIPPMCQYMADDGLVNDWHLVHLASMARGGAGLVVVEATAVAPEGRITPGCAGLWSDAHAEAFVPMVKAIKAAGSVPGIQIGHAGRKASANRPWEGDDHMAASDARSWETIAPSAIAFGANLPQVPRAMTLDDIARVRQDFVDAARRARDAGFEWIELHFAHGYLGQSFFSEHSNQRTDAYGGSFDNRSRFLLETLAAVREVWPEKLPLTARFGVIEYDGRDEQTLAESIELARRFKAGGLDLLSVSVGFTIPETNIPWGPAFMGPIAERVRREAGIPVTSAWGFGTPQLAEGALQAGHLDLVSVGRAHLADPHWAYFAAKELGVEKSSWTLPAPYAHWLERYR from the coding sequence ATGCCCGCATTGTTCGAACCGTTCAAGCTCAAAGACGTCACCCTGCGCAACCGCATCGCCATCCCGCCAATGTGTCAGTACATGGCCGATGACGGCCTCGTCAACGATTGGCACCTGGTGCACTTGGCCAGCATGGCCCGTGGTGGTGCCGGTCTGGTAGTGGTCGAAGCCACTGCCGTCGCACCGGAAGGCCGCATCACCCCAGGTTGCGCGGGTCTTTGGAGCGATGCCCACGCCGAGGCCTTCGTGCCAATGGTCAAGGCGATCAAGGCCGCCGGTTCGGTGCCGGGCATCCAGATCGGCCACGCCGGCCGTAAAGCCAGCGCTAACCGCCCGTGGGAAGGGGATGACCATATGGCTGCCTCCGATGCGCGCAGTTGGGAAACCATCGCGCCGTCGGCCATCGCGTTCGGCGCCAACCTACCGCAAGTGCCGCGCGCCATGACCCTGGACGATATCGCCCGTGTACGCCAGGATTTCGTCGACGCCGCCCGCCGCGCGCGTGACGCCGGTTTCGAGTGGATCGAACTGCACTTCGCTCACGGTTATCTGGGTCAGAGTTTCTTTTCTGAGCATTCCAACCAGCGCACCGACGCCTATGGCGGCAGCTTCGACAACCGCAGCCGTTTCCTCCTGGAAACCTTGGCCGCCGTGCGTGAAGTCTGGCCGGAAAAACTGCCGCTCACTGCGCGTTTCGGTGTGATCGAGTATGACGGCCGCGACGAGCAGACGCTCGCCGAATCCATCGAACTGGCCCGTCGTTTTAAGGCCGGTGGTTTGGACCTGCTGAGCGTCAGCGTCGGCTTCACCATCCCCGAGACCAATATCCCGTGGGGGCCGGCGTTCATGGGCCCGATCGCCGAACGTGTGCGCCGTGAAGCCGGTATTCCGGTCACTTCGGCCTGGGGCTTCGGCACGCCGCAACTGGCGGAGGGTGCGCTACAAGCTGGGCATCTGGACCTGGTTTCAGTGGGGCGTGCACACTTGGCTGACCCGCATTGGGCGTACTTTGCAGCCAAGGAGCTGGGCGTCGAAAAGTCCTCCTGGACCTTGCCTGCGCCTTACGCGCATTGGTTGGAACGTTATCGCTGA
- a CDS encoding TonB-dependent siderophore receptor: MRRTLLSVCVLQAFSPLSWAEVEPVEKAAIELQTTSITGAADYETAQGPVQGYHATRSASATRTDTSIHETPQSISVVSKAVVEDIGATRLQDALDYAGGVGRANNFGGQGLTTFTVRGFTTGEFYRNGFPINRGYPNMPDANTIERLEVLRGPATMLYGRGDPGGTFNVVTKQPLAEPTVTLGSQLNDQGMKRGTLDASGPLDEEGRLAYRLNVVGEGGDTFRDHVETERYGVTPVITWQATDDTKVIFEGDFMRNNHPLDRGLTRFATQKGTASRDTFWGDKDVGKLHNDNSMAQLRFEHVLNDNWTLGGGFQWLDGTLQGNAIEANSLAADGHTLNRNFNYRKLEWTDKDTQLNLTGHFSTGGFDHTLLTGVEFEDYDYKSIIQRSSAAYTSDIFNPVYGKPRPALTSTPTHDKENLKTYAAFVQDQVALTERLKVLAGARFERFEHQYESYVPGTKNWEASDNAVTPRVGVIYDLTDSLAVYADAARSFKPNTGAARTGEGFEPEKGKSYEMGIKWEALDHQLSVDAAIYQIDKKNVLTTDPADPTATFKVAAGQVRSRGFDLNVAGNLTPEWRVIGGYAYVDAEVTKDNTLRVGTHLANIPRNSFSLLNVYEFQDGSLKGLGLGAGAKYVDERVGQTSNTPFTMDAYTVVDLLGYYKVNDKVRLNLDVKNLFNRDFEEGAFGNFYAYPGAPRTVQVGIAYTL; encoded by the coding sequence ATGCGTCGTACCCTGCTTTCCGTGTGTGTGCTTCAGGCGTTTTCTCCCTTGAGCTGGGCGGAGGTCGAACCGGTTGAAAAAGCCGCGATCGAGCTGCAAACCACCAGCATCACCGGCGCCGCCGACTATGAAACGGCCCAGGGACCGGTGCAGGGCTATCACGCCACGCGCTCGGCGAGTGCGACGCGTACCGATACCTCGATCCATGAAACCCCGCAATCCATCAGCGTGGTGTCCAAGGCGGTGGTCGAGGACATTGGCGCCACTCGCCTGCAGGACGCGCTGGACTACGCCGGCGGCGTTGGCCGTGCCAACAACTTCGGTGGGCAGGGGCTTACCACCTTCACCGTGCGTGGCTTTACCACTGGCGAGTTCTACCGCAATGGTTTCCCGATCAACCGCGGCTACCCGAACATGCCCGACGCCAACACCATCGAGCGCCTGGAAGTTTTGCGCGGCCCGGCGACCATGCTCTACGGCCGTGGCGATCCCGGCGGCACCTTCAACGTGGTGACCAAGCAACCGTTGGCCGAACCCACGGTCACCCTCGGCAGCCAATTGAATGACCAAGGCATGAAACGCGGCACCCTGGACGCTTCCGGCCCGTTGGATGAGGAGGGGCGCCTAGCCTATCGCCTGAACGTGGTGGGCGAGGGCGGCGACACCTTCCGCGATCATGTGGAAACCGAGCGCTACGGCGTGACCCCGGTAATCACCTGGCAGGCCACCGACGACACCAAGGTGATTTTCGAAGGTGACTTCATGCGCAACAATCACCCGTTGGACCGTGGCCTGACGCGCTTCGCCACGCAGAAAGGCACGGCGTCTCGCGATACCTTCTGGGGTGATAAAGACGTTGGCAAATTGCACAACGACAACAGCATGGCCCAGTTGCGTTTCGAGCATGTACTCAATGACAACTGGACCCTGGGCGGAGGTTTCCAATGGCTCGACGGTACGTTGCAGGGCAACGCGATTGAAGCCAACAGCCTGGCTGCCGACGGGCACACGCTCAACCGCAACTTCAACTACCGCAAGCTGGAGTGGACCGACAAGGACACCCAGCTCAACCTCACCGGGCATTTTTCCACGGGTGGGTTCGATCACACCTTGCTCACAGGCGTCGAGTTTGAGGATTACGACTACAAGTCAATTATCCAGCGTTCGTCCGCTGCCTACACCAGTGATATTTTCAACCCGGTCTATGGCAAGCCACGGCCTGCACTCACCAGCACGCCTACTCATGACAAGGAAAACCTCAAGACCTACGCAGCCTTCGTTCAGGATCAGGTTGCCCTGACTGAACGTCTAAAAGTCCTGGCTGGCGCTCGTTTCGAGCGTTTTGAGCACCAGTACGAGAGCTACGTGCCGGGCACAAAAAACTGGGAAGCCAGCGATAATGCTGTAACACCACGGGTGGGTGTGATCTACGACCTTACCGACTCACTGGCCGTGTACGCCGATGCTGCGCGTTCATTCAAGCCCAATACGGGCGCCGCCCGCACGGGTGAAGGCTTTGAACCGGAGAAAGGCAAGTCCTATGAAATGGGCATCAAGTGGGAAGCGCTGGATCACCAGTTGAGTGTCGACGCTGCGATTTATCAGATCGACAAAAAGAATGTGCTGACCACTGATCCTGCGGACCCCACCGCCACCTTCAAGGTCGCAGCGGGCCAGGTGCGCAGCCGTGGTTTTGACTTGAACGTTGCCGGCAACCTTACGCCAGAGTGGCGCGTGATCGGTGGTTACGCCTACGTGGACGCCGAAGTGACCAAGGACAACACACTCCGTGTCGGTACGCACCTGGCCAACATCCCGCGCAACAGCTTCAGTCTGCTGAACGTCTACGAATTCCAGGACGGCAGCCTCAAAGGGCTTGGGCTGGGCGCGGGGGCGAAATATGTTGATGAGCGTGTCGGCCAGACCTCCAACACCCCGTTTACTATGGACGCCTACACCGTGGTCGACCTGCTTGGCTACTACAAGGTCAACGACAAAGTGCGGCTCAACCTGGATGTGAAGAACCTGTTCAATCGTGACTTTGAAGAGGGCGCGTTCGGTAACTTCTACGCCTACCCAGGCGCGCCACGTACAGTGCAGGTTGGCATCGCTTACACCCTGTGA
- a CDS encoding FadR/GntR family transcriptional regulator, which produces MDHQPPKPRKSQHAQIVQDLGMHIVSGRFKPEERLPMEATLCEEYKVSRSVLREATRVLSAKGLVYSKPRVGAVVRPRLKWHLLDPDVLSWLMQSTPHSEFFNTLAGVRRILEPEIAAMAATTATDEDIATIEQAYQGMETAKTHEDLLQADLDFHRAIADATRNDLLAYMCNMLSLPLRESINITNRRPDIQGLSLPRHKAILTAIQNRDALGARHASLVQLDDTRVALDTVMNVLTPL; this is translated from the coding sequence TGCCCAGATCGTTCAGGACTTGGGCATGCACATCGTTTCCGGTCGCTTCAAGCCAGAAGAACGGCTGCCCATGGAGGCCACGCTTTGCGAGGAGTACAAGGTCAGCCGCTCGGTGTTGCGTGAGGCTACCCGGGTGCTCAGCGCAAAGGGCCTGGTGTATTCCAAGCCACGGGTGGGCGCGGTAGTGCGGCCACGTTTGAAATGGCACCTGCTCGACCCGGACGTGCTGTCCTGGTTGATGCAGTCCACGCCCCACAGCGAATTTTTTAACACCCTGGCTGGTGTGCGGCGCATTCTCGAACCGGAAATTGCAGCCATGGCCGCGACCACTGCCACCGACGAAGACATCGCCACCATCGAACAAGCCTACCAAGGCATGGAAACCGCGAAGACCCACGAAGACCTGTTGCAGGCCGACCTGGACTTTCATCGCGCGATTGCCGACGCCACCCGCAACGACCTGCTCGCCTACATGTGCAACATGCTATCGCTGCCGTTGCGCGAGTCGATCAACATCACTAACCGCCGCCCGGACATCCAGGGCCTGAGCCTGCCCCGGCACAAGGCGATTCTTACTGCTATCCAGAATCGTGATGCACTGGGAGCGCGGCATGCATCGCTGGTGCAACTGGATGACACGCGGGTGGCGTTGGATACGGTGATGAATGTGTTGACGCCGCTGTAA